The Kaistia defluvii genome has a segment encoding these proteins:
- a CDS encoding xylulokinase, with the protein MAAKKPVPARKVLIVDVGTSSVKAALFDEAGRTLRSADAPITTQAPHPGWAEQDPALWWKATIDAVKALAIDAQPIAITLTGSMQNVILLGRDGSSVRPALLYSDARVTAAEIAALKAQLPGDFETRIGNRAEPALCLFRLDWLLNHEIDAMGKVERVLFGAKDAMIHRMTGRAVVDPTCATTTGLLNLAARHWDAAILGAIGLSPAILPDILDADALAGPLLAEPASALGLKPGIPVYVGAGDGGATAWGTASEQHDRPHAYLGTTGWIAATMPYSVAKPPRDAYTLAAPVGTDVIVISPFLAAGLAIDWYAAIANKPVGELYAAAETQDANPPGALFLPYLIGERAPFSDRAVRGAFFGLDREHAPEALAYAVLEGLAHAIRDNLDALPIRPATIALAGGVAGSLTVAQLIADVTGAKVTVPAASRIVTAYGAFRIIAPIIGLAAKAAPAGEEKKTAGRARKTEKVAGIRDETVVKPRKERAKRAARRFAAYRMAASHARALAAALDPAL; encoded by the coding sequence ATGGCAGCCAAGAAGCCGGTGCCGGCGCGCAAGGTACTGATCGTCGACGTCGGAACCTCGTCGGTGAAGGCGGCCCTGTTCGACGAGGCCGGCCGCACGCTGCGCTCCGCCGATGCGCCGATCACCACCCAGGCGCCGCATCCGGGCTGGGCCGAACAGGACCCGGCGCTCTGGTGGAAGGCGACGATCGACGCGGTCAAGGCGCTCGCCATCGACGCGCAGCCGATCGCCATCACGCTGACCGGCTCGATGCAGAACGTGATCCTGCTCGGCCGCGACGGCTCCAGCGTGCGCCCTGCCTTGCTCTATAGCGATGCGCGGGTAACAGCAGCGGAGATCGCGGCCTTGAAGGCGCAGCTGCCGGGCGATTTCGAGACCCGCATCGGCAACCGGGCCGAGCCGGCGCTCTGCCTGTTCCGGCTCGACTGGCTGCTGAACCACGAGATCGACGCCATGGGCAAGGTCGAGCGCGTGCTGTTCGGCGCCAAGGACGCGATGATCCATCGCATGACCGGCCGCGCCGTCGTCGATCCGACCTGCGCCACCACCACCGGCCTGCTGAACCTCGCCGCGCGCCATTGGGATGCGGCGATCCTGGGCGCCATCGGCCTGTCGCCGGCGATCCTGCCGGATATCCTCGATGCCGACGCGCTGGCCGGTCCGCTGCTGGCCGAGCCGGCGAGCGCGCTCGGCCTGAAGCCGGGCATCCCCGTCTATGTCGGCGCAGGCGATGGCGGCGCCACGGCCTGGGGCACGGCGAGCGAGCAGCACGACCGGCCGCACGCCTATCTCGGCACCACCGGCTGGATCGCGGCGACCATGCCCTATTCCGTCGCCAAGCCGCCGCGCGACGCCTACACGCTGGCGGCCCCCGTCGGCACCGACGTGATCGTCATCTCGCCCTTCCTGGCGGCGGGATTGGCGATCGACTGGTATGCGGCGATCGCCAACAAGCCGGTCGGCGAGCTCTATGCCGCCGCCGAGACGCAGGACGCCAATCCGCCCGGCGCGCTGTTCCTGCCCTATCTGATCGGCGAACGGGCGCCCTTCTCCGACCGCGCCGTGCGCGGCGCGTTCTTCGGCCTCGACCGCGAACATGCGCCGGAAGCGCTGGCCTATGCCGTGCTGGAAGGGCTTGCCCACGCCATCCGCGACAATCTCGACGCGCTGCCGATCCGCCCCGCGACCATCGCGCTCGCCGGCGGCGTCGCCGGCAGCCTGACGGTGGCGCAGCTGATCGCCGACGTGACGGGCGCCAAGGTGACGGTGCCGGCCGCGAGCCGCATCGTCACGGCCTATGGCGCCTTCCGCATCATCGCGCCGATCATCGGCCTGGCGGCCAAGGCAGCGCCGGCGGGCGAGGAAAAGAAGACCGCCGGACGCGCCAGGAAGACCGAAAAGGTCGCCGGCATCCGCGACGAGACCGTCGTCAAGCCGCGCAAGGAGCGGGCCAAGCGGGCGGCCCGGCGCTTCGCCGCCTATCGCATGGCGGCAAGCCATGCCCGGGCGCTGGCCGCCGCGCTCGATCCGGCGCTCTGA
- a CDS encoding heme ABC transporter ATP-binding protein, producing the protein MLQVEALTVRAGQRAILDNVSLTVAPGELTAVVGPNGAGKSTILKAVTGELRPATGTIKLDGRKLGAYRPYELAQRRAVLPQASSLAFPFTVHEVVRLGTSGALSPADRAARVAAALIRVDLNGFGGRFFQELSGGEQQRVHLARVLCQVWEPIVDGVPRYLFLDEPTASLDLRHQLLTLDTARNFARAGGGVIAILHDLNLAALYADKIIVVSAGRIAASGTPREVLTDAMMRAVFGVSVHVGGVPTDAPFILPHTAHAA; encoded by the coding sequence ATGCTGCAAGTTGAAGCCCTCACCGTCCGCGCCGGCCAGCGCGCCATTCTCGACAATGTCTCGCTCACCGTCGCGCCGGGCGAGCTGACGGCGGTGGTCGGGCCGAACGGCGCCGGCAAATCGACCATCCTGAAGGCGGTCACCGGCGAACTGCGCCCGGCGACCGGCACGATCAAGCTGGACGGCAGGAAGCTTGGCGCCTACCGTCCGTATGAGCTGGCGCAGCGCCGCGCCGTGCTGCCGCAGGCTTCCTCGCTCGCCTTCCCCTTCACCGTGCATGAGGTCGTCCGCCTCGGCACCAGCGGCGCGCTGAGCCCGGCCGACCGCGCCGCCCGGGTCGCCGCCGCGCTGATCCGGGTCGATCTGAACGGCTTTGGCGGCCGCTTCTTCCAGGAGCTCTCCGGCGGCGAGCAGCAGCGGGTGCATCTCGCCCGCGTGCTCTGCCAGGTGTGGGAGCCGATTGTCGACGGCGTGCCGCGCTATCTCTTCCTCGACGAGCCGACGGCGAGCCTCGACCTGCGCCACCAGCTGCTCACCCTCGACACGGCGCGCAACTTCGCCCGTGCCGGCGGCGGCGTCATCGCCATCCTGCACGATCTGAACCTCGCGGCGCTCTATGCCGACAAGATCATCGTCGTCAGCGCGGGCCGCATCGCCGCCAGCGGCACGCCGCGCGAAGTGCTGACCGACGCGATGATGCGCGCCGTCTTCGGCGTCAGCGTGCATGTCGGCGGCGTCCCCACCGATGCGCCCTTCATCCTGCCGCATACCGCCCACGCCGCCTGA